The following are from one region of the Acidobacteriota bacterium genome:
- a CDS encoding TlpA disulfide reductase family protein, which translates to MSESTAASQPQPLGAQARWVVIALAVVAAVALFWPRGDGSFDAPGGFLVDGHGRPEKLAPRMAPVTLVHFWATWCPPCITELPAIDRLSADLDDEPDFDLVMIAVDDTLEKVKPFVGRRAEMMLYDPNWDVAHRYGTRKLPETYLVVDGKVVHKWEGAVDWDQPEERARIEEQLTAQRGS; encoded by the coding sequence ATGAGCGAATCGACAGCAGCCTCTCAACCCCAACCTCTGGGCGCCCAGGCGCGCTGGGTGGTGATCGCCCTGGCGGTGGTGGCCGCGGTGGCGCTGTTCTGGCCGCGCGGTGACGGCAGCTTCGATGCCCCGGGCGGCTTCCTCGTCGACGGCCACGGCCGCCCCGAAAAGCTCGCCCCCCGCATGGCGCCGGTCACTCTGGTGCACTTCTGGGCCACCTGGTGCCCGCCCTGCATCACCGAGCTCCCGGCCATCGACCGGCTCTCCGCCGACCTCGACGACGAGCCCGACTTCGACCTGGTGATGATCGCTGTCGACGATACGCTCGAGAAGGTCAAGCCTTTCGTCGGCCGCCGTGCCGAGATGATGCTCTACGACCCCAACTGGGACGTCGCCCACCGCTACGGCACCCGCAAACTGCCCGAAACCTATCTGGTGGTGGACGGCAAAGTGGTCCACAAGTGGGAAGGTGCCGTCGACTGGGACCAGCCCGAAGAGCGCGCCCGCATCGAAGAACAGCTCACCGCCCAGCGAGGCAGCTGA
- a CDS encoding ComF family protein codes for MTERRLRSTLLSSSYDSPAGTVTPAPRAAWDRLLHLLFPAPCLSCERPLPTGRRALALCLPCRGRLLRCRACHCAGCGLSLAPSPGTARYQLCTACSLRPPACRRIWTPWIYGPPLAEVLQAFKFGRLDYLGRDLAESALEEIGCVLEEAEVVVPVPLHWRRRMERRFNQAEAIAQPLARALRRPMVQALRRRQATRPQTSLPRRERLRNPRRAFVARRRQGQRVAGRRVLLVDDVLTTGATLEAAARSLQRAGAREVLGLAIARSLPLPEPGAVNPGAETPRK; via the coding sequence ATGACCGAGCGACGCCTGCGCAGCACCTTACTCTCTAGCTCCTACGATTCTCCCGCCGGAACCGTCACGCCGGCTCCGCGAGCCGCCTGGGATCGACTGCTGCACCTGCTTTTTCCGGCTCCCTGTCTGAGCTGCGAGAGGCCGCTGCCGACGGGCCGAAGAGCGCTCGCCCTCTGCCTGCCTTGTCGCGGACGGCTGCTGCGCTGCCGAGCCTGCCATTGCGCCGGCTGCGGCCTGAGTCTCGCTCCGTCGCCCGGCACCGCCCGCTACCAGCTCTGCACCGCCTGCTCACTGCGCCCCCCCGCCTGTCGGCGAATCTGGACACCCTGGATCTACGGTCCGCCCCTCGCCGAAGTCCTCCAGGCCTTCAAGTTCGGTCGCCTCGACTACCTCGGCCGCGATCTCGCCGAGAGTGCCCTCGAAGAGATCGGCTGCGTGCTCGAAGAAGCGGAGGTAGTCGTACCGGTACCGCTCCATTGGCGACGACGAATGGAGCGCAGGTTCAACCAGGCCGAAGCCATCGCCCAGCCGCTGGCTCGGGCCCTCCGGCGTCCCATGGTCCAGGCCCTGAGACGCCGCCAGGCGACCCGGCCCCAAACCTCCCTGCCGAGACGAGAACGCCTCCGCAACCCGCGCCGCGCCTTCGTGGCACGGCGACGCCAAGGCCAGCGAGTCGCCGGCCGTCGAGTCCTCCTGGTCGACGACGTCTTGACCACCGGCGCCACCCTCGAAGCGGCAGCCCGCAGCCTGCAGCGGGCCGGTGCCCGGGAGGTGTTGGGCTTGGCAATTGCCCGTAGCTTGCCCCTGCCGGAGCCGGGCGCAGTGAATCCAGGAGCCGAAACACCGCGGAAATAG